In Sphingobacterium sp. PCS056, the following proteins share a genomic window:
- a CDS encoding ATP-dependent DNA ligase — protein sequence MKKFSRLISKLEQSNKTNDKLAALVDYFSEADDADKIWVIALFTGKKPKRTINTKLLKEWIIEITGLPPWLFVESYHNVGDLSETIALLLPPSTSESDVPLHQWILQLKGLVHSSDQEKKDFVFHAWQKLNTQERFVFNKLISGNFRIGISTKNLIHALSRLTGLDSNHITHSIMGKWDPDQITFTDLVNGSHVNTDSSWPYPFCLAHPIDVPVHELGSPEDWQAEWKWDGIRGQIIKRNDELFIWSRGEELVTDQFPELHIALTGLPNGTVIDGEILAVRDGEVLSFSTLQQRLNRKIIYKKQLEEAPIAFYAYDALEFAGVDYRNEPLHKRRAVLEQLLPIENIILPAPMVVFDSWDALEEERKQSRELNSEGIMLKHKDSLYHNGRKRGDWWKWKIEPFTIDVVMIYAQKGSGRRANFFTDYTFAVRDGDQFITIAKAYSGLTDKEIKEVNSFVVKNAIEKFGPVRTVKPELVFEIAFEGIAVSKRHKAGLALRFPRIVRWRRDKKVADINTLEDLQMLLQSTLRASER from the coding sequence TTGAAAAAATTCAGCAGGTTAATTTCCAAGCTTGAGCAAAGCAACAAAACCAATGATAAACTAGCTGCATTGGTGGATTATTTTTCAGAAGCAGATGATGCTGATAAAATTTGGGTGATTGCCTTATTTACGGGTAAAAAGCCTAAAAGAACTATCAATACCAAGTTATTGAAAGAATGGATTATCGAAATCACGGGTTTACCTCCTTGGCTTTTTGTCGAGAGTTATCATAATGTAGGCGATTTAAGCGAAACCATAGCACTGCTTTTACCACCTTCTACATCAGAATCTGATGTCCCTTTACATCAATGGATCTTACAGTTGAAGGGACTGGTTCACAGTAGTGATCAGGAAAAAAAAGATTTTGTATTTCATGCTTGGCAAAAATTAAATACTCAAGAGCGATTTGTATTTAATAAATTGATTTCAGGTAATTTTAGAATAGGCATATCGACCAAAAATTTAATTCATGCTTTGTCCAGATTAACAGGTTTAGATAGCAACCACATCACGCATAGCATCATGGGAAAGTGGGATCCTGACCAGATTACCTTTACCGATTTAGTAAACGGTTCACATGTTAATACAGATAGTTCTTGGCCCTATCCCTTTTGTCTAGCACATCCAATTGATGTACCTGTGCATGAACTAGGATCTCCAGAGGACTGGCAGGCGGAGTGGAAGTGGGATGGTATTAGAGGGCAAATTATTAAACGAAATGACGAATTGTTTATCTGGTCCCGAGGAGAAGAATTAGTCACCGATCAATTTCCCGAATTGCATATTGCCTTAACTGGTCTTCCCAATGGTACGGTGATCGATGGAGAAATATTGGCTGTTCGTGATGGTGAAGTATTATCGTTCAGTACCTTGCAACAGCGTCTAAATAGAAAGATAATTTATAAGAAACAATTGGAAGAAGCACCTATTGCTTTTTATGCATATGATGCACTCGAATTTGCTGGTGTAGATTATAGAAATGAGCCCCTGCATAAAAGAAGAGCTGTACTGGAACAATTATTGCCCATAGAAAACATCATACTTCCTGCGCCAATGGTGGTATTTGATTCTTGGGACGCACTAGAAGAAGAAAGAAAGCAGTCTCGTGAATTGAATAGTGAAGGAATTATGTTAAAACATAAAGATTCGCTTTACCATAATGGTCGAAAACGAGGAGATTGGTGGAAATGGAAAATAGAACCCTTCACGATCGATGTCGTCATGATCTATGCTCAAAAAGGGAGTGGAAGAAGAGCAAACTTTTTTACAGATTATACTTTTGCCGTGCGTGATGGAGATCAATTTATTACAATTGCCAAAGCATATTCGGGTCTTACAGATAAAGAAATCAAAGAGGTGAATAGTTTTGTTGTGAAAAATGCGATTGAAAAATTTGGACCAGTTCGTACTGTTAAACCAGAATTAGTATTTGAAATTGCATTTGAAGGTATAGCAGTGAGTAAGCGTCACAAAGCCGGACTAGCGTTAAGATT
- a CDS encoding ligase-associated DNA damage response exonuclease translates to MALISFTNRGIYCKQGDFYIDPWLPVDYAVTTHGHADHVRWGNKYYLCHHFTKAIIKCRISADLIVESLGYGETVVRNGVEISFHPAGHVIGSAQVRLAYKGEICVISGDYKVEYDGVSTAFEPIKCHTFVSESTFGLPTYNWLAQDIIFDDIKKWAVQNKEDHKTTVLIAYSLGKAQRLLKNLAGDLSIYVHNSIGRLNEAIEHAGVPLAAYQTITPELTKDELQGGILIVPPVMRDSKWIKSLQSAAVGVCSGWMQVRSHRRWQSADAGFALSDHADWNGLITAIKATEAEQIYVTHGFTSVFARYLSEQGIAAQAVTTQFGQEDDDVAAEKEVII, encoded by the coding sequence ATGGCTTTAATAAGTTTTACTAATCGAGGTATTTATTGCAAACAAGGAGATTTTTACATTGATCCTTGGTTGCCTGTAGACTATGCTGTCACCACCCACGGTCATGCCGATCACGTGCGTTGGGGTAATAAATATTACCTATGTCACCATTTCACAAAAGCGATCATCAAGTGCCGCATAAGTGCCGATCTTATTGTCGAATCATTAGGATATGGAGAGACTGTCGTGCGAAATGGAGTTGAAATATCTTTTCACCCAGCCGGTCATGTAATAGGTTCGGCACAAGTTCGATTGGCCTACAAAGGGGAGATTTGTGTTATTTCGGGAGATTATAAGGTCGAATATGATGGAGTCAGCACGGCTTTTGAACCGATCAAATGCCATACATTTGTTTCAGAAAGCACCTTTGGGCTGCCTACATACAATTGGTTGGCACAGGACATCATCTTCGACGATATAAAAAAATGGGCTGTTCAAAATAAAGAAGACCATAAAACAACCGTGCTCATTGCTTACAGTTTAGGCAAAGCACAACGCTTATTAAAAAATTTAGCGGGCGATCTTTCGATCTATGTGCACAACAGTATTGGACGATTAAATGAAGCTATTGAACATGCAGGAGTGCCATTAGCCGCATATCAAACTATAACTCCAGAATTGACTAAGGACGAGTTACAGGGAGGTATTTTGATCGTGCCCCCAGTAATGCGCGATAGCAAGTGGATCAAGAGTTTACAGTCAGCAGCTGTTGGTGTCTGTTCAGGATGGATGCAGGTGCGTAGTCACAGAAGGTGGCAGAGTGCTGATGCTGGTTTTGCATTAAGTGATCATGCGGACTGGAATGGTCTGATTACAGCAATCAAAGCTACTGAAGCCGAACAAATATATGTGACGCATGGATTTACATCGGTATTTGCTCGATACTTATCCGAACAAGGCATAGCTGCCCAAGCCGTAACGACGCAGTTTGGTCAAGAAGATGATGATGTTGCAGCAGAAAAGGAGGTGATAATTTGA
- a CDS encoding N-formylglutamate amidohydrolase has protein sequence MDIQYVLEEKGGPIFALAIHDGHQLADQLTPIMNLSESERLREEDPFTGMLTDIDTNRLVVKTSRFQVDLNRSIQDAVYLRPDQAWGLQVWKEAPTKMMLTELQRSYHYIQKILSLIIENSIQKYGYFIIYDIHSYNAKRQGPDEIVDTEANPQINIGTLNNKGIWRPLIDSFVKYIKDHRIQDQPIDIRENVKFSGGYLSKWITSKYGQKGCVLSIEFRKDFMNEWTGIPHLDHIESLRKILHSSVSFIKKSYQNHYGSK, from the coding sequence ATGGACATACAATATGTATTAGAAGAAAAAGGTGGACCAATCTTTGCGTTGGCCATTCACGACGGACACCAACTTGCAGATCAACTTACGCCTATCATGAATCTCTCGGAATCTGAAAGATTGAGAGAGGAAGACCCCTTTACAGGAATGTTAACGGACATTGATACCAATCGGCTGGTTGTTAAAACCTCCAGATTTCAAGTGGATCTAAACCGATCCATTCAAGACGCCGTTTATTTACGCCCCGATCAGGCTTGGGGACTACAGGTGTGGAAAGAAGCTCCCACTAAAATGATGTTGACTGAGCTACAACGTTCTTATCATTATATTCAAAAAATATTATCACTGATTATCGAAAATAGTATTCAGAAGTATGGGTATTTTATTATTTACGATATCCATAGTTATAATGCCAAACGTCAAGGACCTGATGAAATAGTGGATACTGAGGCTAATCCGCAAATAAATATTGGAACACTTAATAACAAAGGAATCTGGAGACCGTTAATAGACTCCTTTGTAAAATATATAAAGGATCACCGTATTCAAGATCAACCTATTGACATACGTGAAAATGTGAAGTTCTCAGGAGGATACTTGTCCAAATGGATAACAAGTAAATATGGTCAAAAAGGATGTGTTCTATCGATTGAATTTCGTAAAGATTTTATGAATGAATGGACGGGTATACCTCACCTTGACCATATTGAGTCGTTGAGAAAAATCTTACATTCTTCTGTATCCTTCATCAAAAAAAGCTATCAAAATCACTATGGATCAAAGTAA
- a CDS encoding flavohemoglobin expression-modulating QEGLA motif protein, producing MDQSKAIAKAVTSIIQREPVHIQFSKDSKLVLKRISPLLLIYRIPAEGKDQMISNLAKSETCSLVGKESDLDFTAVVTPIIRQMIDEFGACQLIEIWQDKEMESDVSIYISQKSALTIAQKFIKDFKTNEQQMALSIDIKKDTKSPSPPGTQPVINPLAEEFKQLLYAGIAIKPHYLDENSGKAYPLILRNYRDVLTKSLRKSFLEFVRLYTSLKVSQFRMLSTTELQPLVLEIDQELALESQKFDFLLLVSPLNAREAWIQFKKDKFLKTPKFRYRPMPVDPELVKRNLYNLRIEDIDDPTIAYLFRDKRKELDAMMTMLIDRGNEGFLHGSLQVFGNVNDHLLETARAILMVYEHSEDKPVAPKNMINATEFAKLAKEELHYLRQQMPALETGVRIRDDITGIMVNRGVLNISKDYQIEASRAIALIQHEVGTHIVTYFNGKAQPFKLFSLGVPGYEQLQEGLAVFSEYMVNELSGDRLRIIAARVVAVHHMLAGHNFSDTFFLLVDRYHFTEEISFHICTRVYRGGGFTKDALYLKGLMSIITYIREGRDLSPLLIGKIREDYIPIVEELTQRGLLNNPILKPRYLAEPYLHNLDRIKSGDNIFNLSNH from the coding sequence ATGGATCAAAGTAAAGCAATCGCAAAAGCAGTTACATCCATCATACAAAGAGAACCCGTTCACATCCAGTTTTCAAAAGACAGTAAGCTCGTTCTGAAACGCATCAGCCCGTTACTTTTGATCTATCGTATTCCTGCTGAAGGCAAAGATCAGATGATATCCAATCTGGCAAAATCGGAGACATGCTCTCTTGTGGGCAAAGAATCTGATTTAGATTTTACTGCTGTTGTAACCCCTATCATCCGACAAATGATAGATGAATTTGGGGCTTGTCAGCTCATTGAAATCTGGCAAGATAAAGAGATGGAAAGCGATGTATCTATTTATATTTCGCAAAAATCGGCTTTGACTATTGCTCAAAAGTTTATTAAAGATTTTAAAACCAATGAGCAGCAGATGGCTTTGTCGATTGACATAAAAAAAGATACCAAGTCACCAAGTCCTCCGGGAACACAACCGGTTATCAATCCTTTAGCGGAAGAATTTAAGCAGTTGCTCTATGCTGGAATTGCTATAAAACCACACTATCTGGATGAAAATTCTGGCAAAGCCTATCCGCTAATTTTGCGAAATTACAGAGATGTTTTAACGAAAAGTCTACGCAAGAGCTTTTTAGAATTTGTTCGTCTTTATACTTCTTTGAAAGTTTCTCAGTTCCGCATGTTAAGTACAACGGAGCTTCAACCGCTGGTGTTAGAAATTGATCAAGAATTGGCTCTAGAAAGTCAAAAATTTGATTTTTTGTTATTAGTAAGTCCATTAAATGCGCGTGAAGCTTGGATCCAATTTAAAAAAGATAAATTTTTAAAAACACCTAAATTTAGGTACAGACCGATGCCTGTAGATCCAGAATTGGTCAAACGAAATTTATACAATCTTCGGATCGAGGATATTGATGATCCAACAATCGCATATCTTTTTAGAGATAAAAGAAAAGAGTTGGATGCGATGATGACGATGCTCATTGATCGCGGAAATGAAGGCTTTTTGCATGGTAGTTTACAAGTTTTTGGTAATGTGAATGACCATTTGTTAGAAACAGCGCGCGCCATTTTAATGGTCTATGAGCACAGCGAAGATAAGCCCGTTGCTCCGAAGAACATGATCAATGCTACTGAATTTGCTAAATTGGCGAAAGAGGAACTTCATTATTTGAGACAGCAGATGCCTGCTTTAGAAACGGGTGTACGGATTCGAGATGATATTACGGGTATTATGGTCAACCGTGGTGTGCTCAATATCAGTAAAGATTATCAAATCGAAGCTTCAAGAGCTATCGCATTGATTCAGCATGAAGTCGGAACCCACATCGTCACCTATTTTAATGGTAAAGCGCAGCCTTTCAAATTATTCAGTCTAGGTGTACCGGGCTATGAACAATTGCAAGAGGGTCTTGCTGTATTTTCGGAGTATATGGTCAATGAACTTAGTGGTGATCGTCTCCGCATTATTGCTGCTCGTGTTGTTGCTGTTCATCATATGTTAGCAGGTCATAATTTTAGCGACACATTCTTCCTATTGGTCGATCGTTATCATTTCACCGAAGAGATATCCTTTCATATCTGTACGCGCGTATACCGTGGTGGCGGATTTACAAAAGATGCGCTTTACCTCAAAGGTCTGATGAGCATCATTACTTATATCCGAGAAGGAAGAGATTTATCTCCTCTCCTTATTGGTAAAATACGGGAAGATTATATTCCAATCGTAGAAGAATTAACACAACGTGGATTATTAAATAATCCCATCTTGAAACCGCGCTATCTAGCAGAACCATATTTACACAATTTAGATCGAATTAAATCAGGGGACAATATTTTCAACCTATCAAATCATTAA
- a CDS encoding ATP-grasp domain-containing protein, with product MNIAFVINQTHKEKASFTTTLLALKALQRGHSIYYIGLADFVYLGQDQIAAHARAVHQIEDITDCEELMDKLRSTKKERVLVQDLDILWLRFDPVLDMINRPWAASMGLQFAQLAQHSGVRVLNNPKALVDAENKLYLEKFPEEIRPKTIVTRSYDDVKQFFDEENHKIILKPLKGSGGKNVFLVNEQESKNLKQIVEVICRDGYLIAQEYLPNAQYGDIRFFLLNGKPLVINGKYASVHRVQPEGELRSNIHQGATAQQAVITPEILEMVEKVSEKLIEDGMYFVGLDIIADKIMEINVFSPGALPQACELNGEDYISAILEDLEKSTSKKEIKS from the coding sequence ATGAACATTGCATTCGTCATCAATCAAACGCATAAAGAAAAAGCTAGTTTTACAACAACATTATTAGCACTAAAGGCCCTACAACGTGGTCATTCGATCTATTACATCGGTTTGGCAGATTTTGTCTACCTCGGTCAGGATCAGATTGCGGCACATGCCCGAGCAGTACATCAGATTGAAGATATCACGGATTGCGAAGAGCTGATGGATAAACTTCGATCTACAAAAAAAGAACGGGTTCTAGTCCAAGATTTAGATATCCTGTGGCTTCGATTTGATCCCGTCCTTGATATGATCAATCGTCCATGGGCAGCATCTATGGGATTACAGTTTGCTCAGCTGGCACAACACAGTGGTGTCCGGGTTCTTAATAATCCGAAAGCCTTAGTTGATGCTGAAAATAAACTTTATCTTGAAAAATTTCCAGAAGAAATTCGTCCGAAAACAATCGTGACTCGCAGTTACGACGACGTAAAACAATTCTTTGATGAAGAGAACCATAAAATCATCTTAAAACCATTAAAAGGATCTGGAGGAAAGAATGTATTTCTGGTCAATGAACAAGAAAGTAAAAATCTAAAGCAGATTGTAGAAGTCATCTGTCGAGATGGTTATTTAATTGCACAAGAATATTTACCAAATGCTCAGTATGGCGATATCCGTTTTTTTCTATTGAATGGAAAGCCGTTGGTTATCAATGGAAAATATGCAAGTGTTCATCGAGTGCAACCTGAGGGCGAATTACGAAGTAATATTCATCAGGGGGCGACAGCGCAGCAGGCTGTAATCACTCCTGAGATATTGGAAATGGTCGAAAAAGTTTCCGAAAAACTGATAGAAGATGGGATGTATTTTGTCGGATTAGATATCATTGCAGATAAAATCATGGAAATCAATGTTTTTAGCCCTGGGGCATTACCACAGGCCTGCGAATTGAATGGTGAAGATTATATAAGCGCAATCCTTGAAGATTTGGAAAAATCAACTTCAAAAAAAGAAATCAAATCATAG
- a CDS encoding helix-turn-helix transcriptional regulator, which translates to MEQLNRFDRILAILIQLQSKKTVRAQELANRFEVSLRTIYRDVKSLTAAGIPIIGEAGLGYELVDGYKIPPMMFSKAEISSFVAAEKLVFKFIDQEMKNHFSSALFKLKAIIRSSDKDWMETIDKHVVMKSIGHNQQNKALPNTLTLLFQCIAQKNVLQIGYQAAYQSDITIREIEPIGVFHESNHWYIYAFCLVRNDYRQFRSDRISDIKILDQMQFKQHPPLEEYLAERELDAIITRVVIQVDRLFAHYLHWERKYFGFKEESIKGDRIEMIFDVKNADMGFARWFLMFGDRADIISPQSLKDTVKSLLQLQIKRLT; encoded by the coding sequence GTGGAACAACTCAATCGATTTGATCGCATTCTTGCAATTTTAATTCAACTCCAATCAAAAAAAACGGTCAGGGCACAAGAGCTGGCAAACCGTTTTGAAGTCAGTTTACGTACCATCTACCGAGATGTAAAAAGTCTGACTGCTGCCGGAATACCGATTATCGGTGAAGCTGGATTAGGTTATGAATTGGTAGATGGTTACAAAATACCGCCTATGATGTTTTCTAAGGCTGAGATTTCGAGTTTTGTGGCTGCAGAAAAATTGGTGTTCAAATTTATTGATCAGGAAATGAAGAATCATTTCTCTTCGGCTTTGTTTAAATTGAAGGCAATTATCCGAAGTTCGGATAAAGATTGGATGGAGACTATCGACAAACATGTCGTCATGAAATCGATTGGGCACAATCAACAAAATAAAGCTTTACCCAATACGCTAACCCTGCTTTTCCAGTGTATCGCACAGAAAAATGTATTGCAAATTGGTTATCAGGCAGCTTATCAATCTGATATTACTATTAGGGAAATCGAACCTATCGGGGTATTCCATGAAAGTAATCATTGGTATATCTATGCTTTTTGTTTAGTTAGAAATGATTACCGTCAATTTAGAAGCGACCGTATTTCGGATATCAAAATATTGGATCAGATGCAGTTTAAACAGCATCCCCCGTTGGAAGAGTATTTAGCTGAACGAGAATTGGATGCAATAATTACTAGAGTGGTTATACAGGTCGATCGGCTGTTTGCCCATTATCTACATTGGGAACGCAAATATTTTGGTTTTAAGGAAGAAAGCATTAAAGGTGATCGTATTGAAATGATTTTTGATGTAAAAAATGCAGATATGGGTTTTGCAAGATGGTTTCTTATGTTTGGTGATCGTGCTGATATCATCAGTCCACAATCGCTTAAAGATACGGTCAAATCTCTGCTACAATTACAGATCAAACGCTTGACATAA
- a CDS encoding DinB family protein, translated as MNTVAIISKEELLKHWLGHRNLTKRTIEKFPEAELFNYAVPGMRTFGEMVNELISIAVPGLKGIVHKQVEAYTEGMKYTTKADILAVWDQHTEELKELWSQLKEDEFHQTFNLFGQYEFPIIDNILYFIDNEVHHRGQGFVYLRALGIEPPFFWDRYTK; from the coding sequence ATGAATACAGTAGCAATTATTTCGAAAGAAGAATTATTAAAGCATTGGTTGGGGCATAGAAACCTGACTAAAAGAACCATTGAGAAATTTCCTGAAGCAGAACTTTTCAATTATGCCGTACCAGGTATGCGTACATTCGGTGAAATGGTCAATGAGCTCATCTCGATTGCAGTTCCGGGTTTGAAAGGTATTGTTCATAAACAGGTAGAAGCATATACCGAAGGAATGAAATACACGACTAAGGCGGACATATTAGCCGTTTGGGACCAGCATACAGAAGAACTTAAAGAATTATGGTCACAATTGAAAGAGGATGAATTTCATCAGACATTTAATTTATTTGGTCAATATGAATTCCCTATTATTGATAATATCTTATATTTTATAGATAACGAAGTGCACCATCGCGGGCAGGGTTTTGTATATCTACGAGCATTAGGCATTGAGCCTCCATTTTTTTGGGACCGTTATACCAAATAG
- a CDS encoding SulP family inorganic anion transporter produces MSAPLRYLNPHGKINYRVEILAGLTVAMTMIPESLSFAILAGLSPLTGLYAAFIMGIVTAVLGGRPGMISGGAGATVVTLIALISMHGVEYLFATVVLAGIIQFLVGAFKFGKFVRLIPQPVMFGFLNGLAVIIFMSQVEQFKTVDASGVTHWLSGPSAYIMLGLTLFAAFVVYVFPKISKTIPASLIAILATFLVVYIFRIDTKTVGDIASVKGNLPAFHIPELPFSWETLMIIFPFSLIMASVGLIESLLTLSMVDELTNTKGNANREAMAQGAANLVNGFFGGMGGCAMVAQTLVNINAGSRSRLSGIIGALTILTIILVASPLIEQIPMAALVGVMMVVAIGTFQWVSFRIITKMPKSDIFVGMLVALITIVLHNLALAVLVGVVIAALVFAWDNAKRIRARKTIDAAGNKVYEIYGPLFFGSVTGFLEKFDINDDPQYVIVDFKESKITDMSAIDAVNKLAEKYQSQSKILRLRHLSEDCKAILKKADSPVLIETSENDPTYRVMPK; encoded by the coding sequence ATGAGTGCACCACTTCGATATTTAAATCCACATGGGAAAATCAATTACAGGGTAGAGATTTTAGCTGGATTGACTGTTGCGATGACGATGATTCCCGAATCGTTGTCTTTTGCCATACTAGCAGGACTTTCTCCTTTAACAGGGTTGTATGCTGCTTTTATAATGGGTATCGTGACCGCTGTTTTAGGCGGTCGACCGGGTATGATATCGGGAGGAGCAGGGGCTACAGTTGTCACCCTGATCGCCTTGATCAGTATGCATGGTGTAGAATATTTATTTGCAACAGTTGTATTGGCGGGTATTATTCAGTTTCTTGTAGGCGCTTTTAAATTTGGGAAGTTTGTGAGACTGATACCACAACCCGTGATGTTTGGTTTTTTAAATGGGTTAGCAGTTATTATTTTTATGTCGCAAGTGGAGCAGTTTAAGACAGTCGATGCCTCGGGAGTCACGCATTGGTTGTCTGGACCATCTGCCTATATCATGCTCGGTTTGACGCTATTTGCAGCATTTGTCGTATATGTATTTCCTAAAATATCAAAAACGATCCCAGCTTCCTTAATCGCGATATTGGCGACTTTTTTAGTGGTATATATCTTCCGCATCGATACCAAAACGGTAGGTGATATCGCATCTGTAAAAGGAAATTTACCCGCGTTCCATATACCAGAATTACCCTTCAGCTGGGAAACTTTGATGATTATCTTTCCATTTTCACTGATTATGGCTTCAGTAGGGCTCATTGAGTCCTTGTTGACCTTATCGATGGTGGATGAGTTGACCAATACAAAAGGCAATGCCAATAGAGAGGCAATGGCGCAAGGTGCAGCTAATCTGGTCAATGGTTTCTTTGGAGGGATGGGCGGTTGTGCCATGGTCGCACAAACCTTGGTCAATATCAATGCAGGGTCTCGGTCACGTTTGTCTGGTATTATTGGTGCGCTGACTATTTTAACCATTATTTTAGTCGCATCCCCATTGATAGAACAAATACCCATGGCAGCATTGGTAGGCGTGATGATGGTCGTCGCTATTGGCACTTTTCAATGGGTTTCTTTCCGTATTATCACCAAGATGCCAAAGTCTGATATTTTTGTGGGTATGTTGGTTGCTTTGATTACGATTGTACTCCACAACTTAGCGTTAGCTGTTCTCGTTGGAGTAGTTATTGCCGCATTGGTATTCGCCTGGGATAATGCGAAGCGTATCCGTGCCCGAAAAACAATTGATGCAGCAGGAAATAAAGTATATGAAATATATGGACCTTTATTTTTTGGATCGGTAACAGGATTTTTAGAAAAGTTTGACATAAATGATGATCCTCAATATGTGATTGTTGATTTTAAAGAAAGTAAGATCACCGATATGAGTGCTATTGATGCGGTCAATAAACTTGCGGAGAAATATCAGAGTCAATCCAAAATACTCCGATTGCGACATTTGAGTGAAGACTGTAAAGCGATATTGAAAAAAGCAGACAGCCCTGTACTCATCGAGACTTCTGAAAACGATCCCACTTACCGGGTCATGCCTAAATAA
- a CDS encoding Na+/H+ antiporter, with translation MIEENVLLVLSLFFVMAMLFVISQRIKISYPILLVIGGLGISLIPGMPVISINPDLVFLVFLPPLLFEAAWYTNWDSLKKWRRSIISLGFGLVFFTSIAIAYFSVNIIPGFTLALGFLLGGIISPPDAVAATSVLKGVKIPKRGITLLEGESLVNDAASLTVFRFAVAVILTGQFVFQKAASEFVVLSIMGVVVGLAVAHILYLFLRYVAKSSSISTPITLIAPYIMYIVAEHFHWSGVLAVVSGGLFLSFRSGDYLNYHTRIQTKEVWATLGFLLNGFVFILIGLELPVIVAGLGAYSQGEAINYALIISAIVIVLRIVLVYLSEFLPRMLSKKIRVREKSPGWKLPLIVGWAGMRGVVSLASALAIPLTLNNGDPFPHRNLILFITFVVILITLVFQGLTLPILIKLIKIDEIDIEEPVENQIDEIRVLLAKESIAYLDQNYSKEMEEYETIARIKEQLQRSISVSESAKQDDSCAQLTAVRSLYNKIMLEIVAIRRNGLYKIREEKHYDSSIIKDLEYTLDLEESRLKRK, from the coding sequence ATGATAGAGGAGAATGTCTTATTAGTATTATCATTATTTTTTGTGATGGCGATGTTATTTGTGATCAGCCAAAGAATAAAAATCTCTTATCCCATTTTATTGGTTATTGGAGGTTTAGGAATATCACTTATCCCAGGAATGCCTGTAATAAGCATCAATCCTGATTTGGTATTTTTAGTTTTTTTACCACCCCTACTTTTTGAAGCGGCTTGGTATACGAACTGGGATAGCCTAAAAAAGTGGCGTCGATCAATAATAAGTTTAGGCTTTGGACTAGTATTTTTTACTTCGATTGCGATCGCTTATTTCTCTGTCAATATTATTCCTGGATTTACCCTTGCATTGGGATTTTTGTTAGGGGGCATTATTTCTCCTCCAGATGCTGTTGCAGCGACATCGGTATTGAAGGGGGTCAAAATTCCAAAGCGAGGTATCACATTATTAGAAGGAGAAAGTCTCGTCAATGACGCTGCTTCGCTAACTGTATTTAGATTTGCGGTTGCTGTTATTCTGACTGGTCAATTTGTGTTTCAGAAAGCAGCATCAGAATTTGTGGTATTATCCATCATGGGTGTTGTCGTAGGTTTGGCTGTCGCACATATCTTATATTTATTTTTACGCTACGTCGCTAAATCTTCCAGCATCTCCACTCCTATCACACTGATAGCTCCCTATATCATGTATATCGTGGCAGAGCATTTCCACTGGTCTGGTGTATTGGCAGTCGTGAGCGGCGGATTGTTTTTATCCTTTCGTTCTGGTGACTATCTGAACTATCATACCCGCATCCAAACCAAAGAAGTTTGGGCTACTTTAGGTTTTTTATTGAATGGATTTGTATTTATTTTGATCGGACTGGAATTACCGGTCATTGTGGCCGGATTAGGAGCATATTCTCAAGGAGAGGCGATTAACTATGCTTTAATCATTAGTGCTATTGTTATCGTGCTGCGTATAGTATTGGTATATCTATCCGAATTTCTTCCTCGCATGTTATCCAAAAAAATAAGGGTTAGAGAAAAGAGTCCAGGTTGGAAATTACCTTTGATCGTAGGCTGGGCGGGCATGCGTGGTGTTGTTTCTCTTGCATCTGCATTGGCAATACCATTAACTTTAAATAATGGAGACCCTTTTCCGCATCGCAATTTAATTCTCTTTATCACCTTCGTTGTTATTTTGATTACATTAGTTTTTCAGGGATTGACGCTTCCTATTTTAATAAAACTTATCAAGATAGATGAAATTGATATTGAGGAACCTGTCGAAAATCAGATCGACGAAATTCGTGTATTGTTAGCAAAAGAATCTATCGCATATTTAGATCAGAATTATAGCAAAGAAATGGAAGAATATGAAACAATTGCGAGAATAAAAGAGCAATTACAAAGAAGTATCTCGGTTTCTGAAAGTGCAAAACAGGATGATAGCTGTGCTCAATTGACTGCGGTAAGGAGTCTCTATAATAAAATCATGTTAGAAATTGTTGCCATTAGAAGAAATGGACTTTACAAAATACGTGAAGAAAAGCATTATGATAGTAGTATTATCAAAGACTTAGAATATACGCTTGATCTGGAAGAATCAAGATTAAAACGTAAATAG